In Juglans microcarpa x Juglans regia isolate MS1-56 chromosome 4S, Jm3101_v1.0, whole genome shotgun sequence, a single window of DNA contains:
- the LOC121263594 gene encoding BURP domain protein RD22-like: protein MEIMNLLQIFSFLTLAVVAASHAALSPKDYWNSVLPNAPMPRAVIDLLQPDLMDDQKQVGVTFSPGQPGRGVNVGIGQQGTPFSYIYGASEDQLHDNPNVALFFLEKDMHPGKRMNLHFMTQDSNTAATFLPRQVAKSIPFSSNRLPEILNKFSLKPGSPEADIIKNTIEECEKPGIKGEEKYCATSLESMVDCSTSKLGKDVRAISTEVGKETQMQKYYTIVPGVKKMAGNKAVVCHKQNYAYAVFFCHTTRTTKAYLVPLVGNDGTKAKAVAICHTDTSAWNPKHLAFQVLKVKPGTVPVCHFLPKDHVVWTSK, encoded by the exons ATGGAGATCATGAATCTTCTTCAGATTTTCAGTTTTCTCACT CTTGCAGTAGTGGCGGCAAGCCATGCAGCTCTGAGCCCCAAAGATTACTGGAACTCTGTGCTGCCAAACGCACCAATGCCTAGAGCCGTCATTGATCTTCTACAACCTG ACCTGATGGATGATCAGAAGCAAGTCGGGGTGACTTTCTCTCCAGGACAGCCAGGCAGGGGAGTCAATGTTGGAATTGGTCAACAGGGAACGCCgttctcatatatatatggtgcCTCTGAGGATCAACTCCATGACAATCCCAACGTAGCTCTTTTCTTCTTGGAAAAGGATATGCATCCTGGCAAAAGAATGAACTTGCACTTCATGACTCAAGACTCAAACACAGCTGCAACTTTTTTGCCTCGCCAAGTTGCCAAATCAATTCCCTTTTCATCCAACAGGCTGCCGGAAATTTTGAACAAGTTTTCACTCAAGCCCGGATCGCCGGAAGCTGACATAATAAAGAACACAATTGAAGAATGTGAAAAACCGGGCATTAAAGGGGAGGAAAAATACTGTGCAACATCATTAGAATCGATGGTGGACTGCAGCACTTCGAAGCTAGGGAAAGATGTTCGGGCAATCTCTACGGAGGTGGGAAAAGAAACCCAGATGCAGAAATATTATACTATCGTGCCAGGAGTGAAGAAGATGGCGGGCAACAAAGCTGTTGTTTGCCACAAGCAGAACTATGCATATGCTGTCTTTTTCTGCCATACAACACGTACCACAAAGGCTTATCTGGTGCCATTGGTGGGCAATGACGGGACTAAAGCTAAAGCTGTAGCCATTTGCCACACAGACACATCAGCATGGAACCCAAAACATTTGGCCTTCCAAGTGCTCAAAGTTAAGCCCGGAACTGTTCCTGTC